Genomic DNA from Corylus avellana chromosome ca4, CavTom2PMs-1.0:
TGCAGGAGTACCATTTCTCAATGGAACCATTTGACCCAACTTTTACAGAGATATGAAGCGGCCTCGGGTTAGCGGTTGAATTGCAACAAAACGGCTATATTCTTTAGCAATAATACCTCCCATGAGGACAAGAGGCAAATTGTAGAATTGGCTGGGATTCAGGTCATGCAACGGTATGACACCTATTTAGGCTTACCGGCCTTGGTAGGACGATCAAGAATGGCGGCTTTCAAGAGTATTAAAGATAGGGTATGGAAGAGATTGCAGGATTGGAAACTAAAATTCCTCTCCCAAGCGGGAAAGAAAATCTTGTTAAAGGCAGTCATTCAAGCAATTCCAACATATGGTATGAGCGCCTTTCTtctaccaaaatctttgtgtatGGAGATAAATTCTCTTATGCAAAATTTCTGGAGGAGGCATCAAGATCATAAAAGggtacattggatgagttggagtcgTATGGGGAGGTCAAAGAAGGATGGCGGGATGGGTTTCCGTGATTTTAGGAGTTTCAATATAGCTCTTTTGGCCAAACAAGCATGGCGACTGTGGCACTCACCAAATAGCTTCCTTGCCCAAATTATGGAAGCTAAATAAAAACCCGATTCAATTTTAAATATGCCACTTGTCAAAATTTTGAGCAATACTcttatgtgatatatatatatatatatatatcaaaacagaCACTGTCCAATTCGGCTTGTGGTGGTAGGGATTTTGATTGGTATACCAGGTTTTATATGACTTTCTTGAAGCAAAGCTTCATTTTGATTTGTTAACGAGTTTGATTGAGTCTCTTGAAGAGCATGACCTAAAGAAGCCTGATCAGTAAAACTAGCAGGCAAGGCTGGAATCAGCTACAGTAGATGGGAAGGTAAACCCTTTTagtataaattatttgtttgaatagtatttttttttttttttttttttatatgtccataCAAGGGAATGTGAGGAAAGATTCAAATTAGTATCTTTCGCCTCATGAGACGTGATCCATGGCCGATTGGACTACTCCTTGAGAActgtttgaatagtaataagatgtaattgatgtgatataaaagtgaaataagATGTTAACTTTTGTGATAAAAGTAATTTTggaaagatgatttttttttttttttttttttggaaaagcgaagaaaaaaaaatgggaaggGGAAGGGgttgccaaacaaggccttcGACCTCCAGTTATGCATTGccaatatttctcaaactaTTGCTATTTGGTAAGACTCCAATATAACTGCGGATGAAGTGACAATTAAAATAGACTTTTGGATCAGGaattgtaaaaaaagaaaaaacaagccCTAATTTTTACTACCACGTCATCCAGTTATATGATAGTTGTACAAGAGTTTACTCAATAGAATTGCTCTATTTCTCACGTTAAGCCAAATTCAGATGAGAgagtgaaaattaatttgactTTTTTCTAACATTCGGAAAGTAGAGGAATTTTCACGTGCAAGGGGGAGGACATACATCATGGATTCATCAATCTGAAGGGAAAATTATTGAGAAAGCATCCGCATTATATTTGTACAGAAACAGAAACAGCAACCGAATCCTAACATTCTATACACTGTACAATCAAATACAGTGAAAATTCCACAATAAGCAGAGTGCTAATATCCAAAACATAGATCAACAACACAACAGAATAGTACATGAGATTTGGAACTAAACTGGAAGCAAAATTGCATCTTCCCGACTCAGCGGAGCACATGGAGTGTATTTTATGCAGCCCTGATAAGACAAACTCTTTGTCTGGTTACCAGCATCAGACTTTACAGTTCagattttctatatatatatatatggcaatgATAGTGGAAGAGTTAACATGATAGTAAGTAATTGTGTAGAACAACAACAGTAATTCAAACGGAGGAGATGAGAATTTACATCACTTTTTCGAAAACTTCTGAGAGCAAATCCTCTTAGAATATGGGCTGTTGCTCGAAATTGCTTTGTGGGACTCGATTGCTTCAACCAATAAATTGTGGATAGGACCCTAGTTTATAAGGAAAAATCACGACATTATTAAAGGATAAAATGACCAAATTCCTAGATATGGGAACTAAGACTTTTAGAAACACCTTGCTTCTGATATACATGGCATGAAACAGAATATTAGGACTCGTTGATGATTAGtaccaattttttaatgaaaaatttagaTGACATGACAATATTGAAGTAATCTTATGACCCTTTTTAATGAGCTAATAGACTTCTTTTCTTCCCTTTCAGAAAACACTGTTGGAACCAGATTTGTTCCATAATAATCTACTCATCTCTCTTGTGGCTTTTTTATGCCATCATCTTAGTGGGATAGTTAAGTGTTTGCCAGAAAGAGGGGGCGGAACCATAACAGTACCtaccaaaagaaattaaaaataaataaataaaaaatattacagGGAGTTGATTCCCATACCTCAGAAATTCGAAGAGCTGTTTGAACAACATAGTTTGCATGTGGATCTTGAAGTAACTGTTCAAAATGAGAGACAGAGAGCAATTCTTGAATGATTCTTGATCGGCTCTCATAATTAAATACATCAAGACATTTTTCAACCACATGGCTGCTGAACTTCTGTGTTGAAAGGTGGACATAGTGCCCCTCAAATTGAGAGGTCAAAGTTGAGGTGGCAGAAGGGATTCTTAACTCCAAGATAAACTGAACAACATAATTTCTGCAAAAAAGGAACACAGAACTGTACTAAGAAGAAAGGGTAGaaccaaaaagaaaggaaaaaaaaaagcatcaaaaCTTTGAAGAGTTAACATGTTGCACGGATCCACTTTACAGCAAACCATTATCCTGTGATGAGAAAGTAATGAACAAACATTAAACCCAACATATTTGTCTCTTCTTTTCAACAAAAGTTCAGGAGCACAAGGTTCTAGCTCTAGATATGTTTTTCCTTCCAAGGAAAGGCCAGCGGTAGAAAAGGTGCTCTATTAAAAATTTGCTGCCAATACACCAATACAAGCTCAGCTTACTCACAAGCACCCACAGGTGCAGCAGAAAAGGTAGGGTTAGAAGAGGGGGAGAAAGAAATGTTGGTAGGTGGTGTGTTATATGAACAAAGTTATGAACCTCAAAGCTCAGTTTTTCATTGAGCTTTACGGCTGCATTATCCCCCAAGTGCATGTCCACAAGGAGAGGTCAAATCTACATAAATAAACCTTACAGTAATAAGTAACTGTTTCTCAAATTCATTTGCATGGTGATTTACGCCATTTTATTACATTGATTCCACcaagatgatgatgatcattattacaaacaaaatagGGCTTGGATTGGAGTATTATAAAGAATCTATTGCGCGAAATTACTAATAGATTATATTCTTTCAATAATTTTACTAGAGCTCTGACATCACCGTTAGCTTAGTAGTAAACACATGCTATACACAAAAGGTCCTGGGTCTAAAAGCCAGGCATATCTTTCTAGTTAGCATGCCTGCCATATTTCCAATTCACAGAAAGTTTCATCATCCAATGTGTAACCTTATATTCATCACAGTTATCATGAATTGAAGATGGTTCAACTGTACCGAGAAAAACTTAAACATGGATCTCTGATTGAGTTGATAGCAgaacaaattaatttttcttgatAAGATTGTCAGCAAAAATAGTATTGAGTAAGTATTAAGAGTGGCTATTTTTCTATTCATTACCCATACGCATCTTGAGCAAGAAGAAGTCCATTGGCAGATATTTCAGCAATTAAGttgtcttgatgctccccaatCGAATGACTTATGCATCTTTGCAGAACACAACATCCATGTCGATGAGTCGCAATGTCAACACAATACTTCGCAGCAGCAACAAATATAAACTGCCAAACATAGATATAAGAGGAAAGTGTGAACTACATATAAGAGAAAGTTGACGTAATAATACGTTGCAAACAAGATTATGATTCTAAAcactatattattttatttttcttttaaaacaaatatgaaaatcaaGGGCATGGGGGAGGGTCTATGACTCTAAACACTAACAAGCTCATCTTAACGCTGATACTACTATTAAGAGTGGCCTTCTAATGCTACTCTattctgaattttttgttttcagtcaAAGAACAAATAAAGGCCTTCTAAACTCATGCATTCATAAGCAATAAGGACACCAACTTAAATCAGAACAGAATTTTCAATTCTGGAGCAAAAAGTCAATTATATTTTCAGGTAAGCAGTCACCATTTTTAATGCTACACTTAATAAAAATCATTCCGAGACTGATGAACTAAGAAACTAAATTAGATTGCCTTTCGGGGCAGTTGAACTCCATTTTTTACAATGATACAAGGTATTCATCACTTTATGTTGATACTACTATCTCCACAATCAAGTATCTGTCTGACACAAGGCAGTGCCTTTACTGTATGTTAAAATTAAAGACACTTCTTgagttttttagttaaaattcaTCAGGCAATGATTATGTATGGCTTTAAACAAAGCGTATATGACCCTGAAATGCAATATCACTTCAACCAAATATCACACAGCTGATCATTGTGTCCCATTGATTGCTAGAAAGAAATTGCAAACTtgtcttttgtgtttttaacaTAAAATGGCAGCATCCAGTAAAATTTCTGGccaaactaaccaaaaaatgaACATCCGTATCCTTTTTTTCATGCAACAAATTGTCAACAttccttttttaataatttaaatttttaactttaattGCAAGTCAGTTAACGTAATATAAACTACTTGGAGACTTCGTACGAAACCATTATCCTATATCAGGTGATCCCTCATGGACCTCCTTGGTTTCAATGGCTAAGTTCATGTCTACCTACTTCTCCTATTATAGGCAACAGCTTGAAATGCATCCAAGATAGAGATGCTTCACAAAGGTCTCTGCTTGAAGAACCATCTACCAGCCACTGATTTCATCTTAAAATGCAATATCTTTGTCTTTTGGTTTACTTCACTTCTGCTTCAATGTGACCTCACAAGCTCAGTTTCAAATCTTGGCTTCATTACTTTTTCAACTTGACTTTCTTTCAAGTCTAATAAAACTATGACCAGAGCTACATTTACCAAAGCAACAttgagatttatttttttgtctgtGCATATTGCAGAGAACCAAAACGATATTCcacaaaattataattattataattattattttccgGGAAACCATGAAAAACACTCCCTTCACACAGGTTGGGTAAAGTTCGAGCTTTCATCCAAGGGCGTGGCCCCAACGAGTTGTTTACACTCGAGGGGGGTTGAACCTTAGCTTTGATGCTTTACTTAATTCAGATTCTTCTAGATGTTGCAACCCAATGTGAACCCCCATGACATGCTCTTTTCATGATAAGTAAGTTGTTTTGACCAAAAAATGCACCTCAATAGCAATTAGTGATATCATAATTTACCCTCAAATGACATGTTGCTTGAAAACCATATCATCAATAGTAGTGAGCAGAGATAAATTGGACCGACATAGCAGCCAACCCACTATATCAGTCAATCCAGCAACTAAAGTACGTGCTGATTTTTGGTCTACAAATTTTGCTATACTCGTTTACACTGCAAATTcttagtttataaaattttaatctgGAATATATGCTAACAACAATgatatcaaactttaaaaaataaaaaataaaaaaataagaataataaaaataaaaaataaaaaataaaaacccaaaaggTATTGGCCTTGATGATTATTGGGACTAAGAAAACAATGGATAACTTAGGAGAAAGCCAAAAAGCTTGTGATGGTCCTGCAAGtagttataacttataaatgCTACATACTACCAAACAATTTAATAATAACTGCTCCCAAACACTCCAAATGCCTGATTGGttaacttaattttttcttcCCAAGTTACTATGAACTAAAAGCATTCATGAGATGGCAATGTAGAGGATTATCATAAAACGTTTAGGCATAATCATGGTCATCTGGATCTGCTAAGGTAGCTGAAATCTGATGATTTAAACATGTCATGTGTAAATGTAACAAAAGCAGAGGACCAGCAAGTCACTGTCTTAAATTATGTAGACTGTTGGACATTCTTTTCCACACCAATGACTAACCCTGACATGTGTTGTTATCGGTTCAATCTCACatgagaagaaaaaaccaaataGTTCTGCActcataatttaaattttacacggggtaaaattaaaagcaccttctttttttttttttcatgcgaATCTAATTCAAAAGAACATGCGTACATATAAACCCTATAAAACTAAGGGGgatgatgaaaaataatttcattgcaggttttttccttttcagaaAACCCAGCCAAAATGGCAGTTTtcataagaatattttgttatgAGATACAAGCAAACCTCATTTTGCGAATCACTTATTGAAGATTATTTGTAGAAAAAGCAAAATTGCATTCTCTTCCTTTGCTTTAAGTAAAGGCTCTAGCATTTATAGTAACAGGAATGCAGATGCTATCAATTATGTCAGGAATGAATGTCACAAATGAAGTGTTTCAGACAAACACAGGTAGCTTGTTATATAAAGCTGGAGGAAACCAATGAAGACTCATTGAGCATATTATGCTTATACATTACATTCTAACTTAACATCTGACAGGACTtcagtttttaatttgttaatcaTTATGAAAAGCTAAGATCGATATTCATTTATAAGAAATACAATGAGTTAATATATGAATAATATCACAAAACTACTCCTGATTCAGAAGACGAATCAACACCAAAGCTTAAACCATTGAGAGAAGGATGTTTTGACCTACTAACCATCTGTAGAATGAGAATGAAATTTCCAAGAACTGAATATTATTAAATGAATAAAGTACCATTATCCACGTCCATTCCAACAATAAAAACACGAGCATCACCACACAATGCAATGGAAGAAGATTCAATGATATTGAATTTTCCAGAACAGTTATAATCACAAGATGACATGAACATCATCATAAAAAGATGTTGTATGTATTTATCAAccaaattgatataaaaaaattggatgttCATAAGGGGAAGAGAGTAAACTAGATCTTATGGGAAGCAAGACGAAGAGGTTTAAAGATGAACATGATGATTACTGATCATAAATCAATCCATAAGTTTATCAACAACTTTAAAGATATGAGCCAATTGGGTACTAAAGCATATTATAGATTGACGGACAACCAAGGACATTGAGCAGACGTTTAGGAtactattatgtaaaactcaagcAACTTAGGAAGATTAAACTCTTCACCTTGTTATCTTCAATTCCAAGGCATTGCAAGCAACGCTGGACCACATGATTTCCATTCAGGTCCTTGATGAGAGAAAGAAATCCTGGTTCAAGGGCTGTTATAACCAGTGAAATCTCATGCCTGGTTTTGATGGTCTCTATCAGCTTCTGTACTACACGAGTGCtgatagaaagaaaagaaacgttaaaataaacataaacaaagaCAGATGAAAATGTAACATGTAATATGCTCATGACTTACCCATGAGTGTTTAAAGAGATTCTGACTAGCTGCCCTGGTTCTTCAGTTACCATGAGCAGGATCTGCTTTCTCTGTTCTTCATTACACACATCCAACAACTTCTGCATAAGGTAATTCCCAAATGGATTGACCATAAGTTCAACTACATGGTCAATGATCTCGTTGAATACTATGTGCACATCTTTTGGAGTACCCTCATCAAAAATCCTTTGCAAAAATCGACAACCATGCTGATCCCTTGCTAATAAATAAATGTACCCTTGAGCTTCTGCCAAGGAGTTAAAATTAGGAGGTAGAGAGGATGGGCAATGTACCCTAGCACTCCGAAAATTTTGACATATTCCTGCACTTTGGCGCCTGCTATCTAGCTGTGACCTTTCTAGATGCTTACTCATACCAATTTCATGTAAGCCACCCTTACTCTGACCCCTTGTATGATCGTATCCCCAGCTGACCGCATGATTTAAAGCCTCGCCTTGAATAATGAAGCTTTCCTCGCTAGTAAGAGACTCAAGACCAGCTTGTGGAATTCTAAGGTTAGAAGTTGCCCTAGTCCTCCCATTGGATGTCGGCAGGCCAAACGGTGGTATGCTTTCAACACTCAAATGAGGCCTTGGGTTAGTCAATCGAGGAGAATTGAGCAGATTAGGTAGACCTCTTTCTTCATCCAAATTCATCCCATCTTGTTTTGCATAGAATAAAGACTCAGTCATTGGATTTCCATTCAAAGAAGTGAGACTCGACACCGGACTCCCTCTAAGGTGATATCTACCTATCTGCTCCTTTGTTTTCTGCCCTGGAAAATTCATTGAGCTATTGCAGTAATTGAACTGAGGAAAAAAATGATCAGGCTGTCTGGGTAACAATCTTGGTCCCAATGAATTGCCCAATTTATATTCCTGCTGCCATCCTGACAATGCTGAACTCATCTGACCATCAAAACTCATAGCGTTGAATGGAACAGGGGATTGAAATCCCACATAATCAGAATTATAGCCCCCATGTTTATCAACATTGATTTGGTTACTCCCACTGAAAGAACAATCACGATACAGAAGTCTATCCTGGTCTCCCGATAAACCTCtcaaattagaaaaatcctCTTGTCCATTGCCAATATACACTTTACTAAGGTTTCTACACAGACTCAGTTCATcaatcaaattttcattggTCTTCTTCCTAACAGATGAGTCGGGTATTTTAGAATCCAACCATAGTACATCTGGGTAATGGAAACTTCCACAGGGCATGAAGGGTTTGAGCCCTTCCAATGGAGGTGGGGTAGGTGATCCATTGTCAGAAAAAGTATTCCCACCGGAGCACAAGGTTGAGGAAGAGCCATCTGAATGCAAAGACAACCCACTAACGGGAGAGGAGGCATGTGCATACTTACAATGACATGACGGGTCATCATCATACATACCACACATGTTATGAATTTTCTGACTTATACAAGACCCATTCCCATGGCCAACATGATTATGAGCACTATTATGCTGTTGATgcagatgatgatgatgatgatgatgatggataTTGTGTGAAGTTGCATGAGGGATCTCATCCAACAGCATTTCAAGCTCCTCATCATTCTTCATGTTTTCTCCTATCTCAACTCTTTCAAataccaaacaaacaaaagaaaaacaacaacaacaacaaacaacaacaacaacaaaggcACAAGCAACACAGAATGATACCACACACCTATCAAACCCTTCAATCCCCAGAATCAGAAATCCCACATCAGATATTGATTCGTATCGGCTAAACAACAAATACCCAGAAGAGATTACCACTTTTTATCATCTGGGTTTCGCTCAGAAATTGCAATGAAGGTGGTTTTTGATGTTGTCAGAGAATTTCAATCGCATTCATCCAATACAAATCATCtcatttgggttttgggttttctttgagAGAAGTTGTTGAAGCATGCAAAGATTGAAGGATTACATACGATTACCGAGGGACCGTAGATATACATACACTGCCTGTACGGTCTCTCACGCCATTAAAGCTGGAAGAGCAAGAGACGCTATATGGGCTCTCTattagaaaaatgaga
This window encodes:
- the LOC132178769 gene encoding uncharacterized protein LOC132178769 — protein: MKNDEELEMLLDEIPHATSHNIHHHHHHHHLHQQHNSAHNHVGHGNGSCISQKIHNMCGMYDDDPSCHCKYAHASSPVSGLSLHSDGSSSTLCSGGNTFSDNGSPTPPPLEGLKPFMPCGSFHYPDVLWLDSKIPDSSVRKKTNENLIDELSLCRNLSKVYIGNGQEDFSNLRGLSGDQDRLLYRDCSFSGSNQINVDKHGGYNSDYVGFQSPVPFNAMSFDGQMSSALSGWQQEYKLGNSLGPRLLPRQPDHFFPQFNYCNSSMNFPGQKTKEQIGRYHLRGSPVSSLTSLNGNPMTESLFYAKQDGMNLDEERGLPNLLNSPRLTNPRPHLSVESIPPFGLPTSNGRTRATSNLRIPQAGLESLTSEESFIIQGEALNHAVSWGYDHTRGQSKGGLHEIGMSKHLERSQLDSRRQSAGICQNFRSARVHCPSSLPPNFNSLAEAQGYIYLLARDQHGCRFLQRIFDEGTPKDVHIVFNEIIDHVVELMVNPFGNYLMQKLLDVCNEEQRKQILLMVTEEPGQLVRISLNTHGTRVVQKLIETIKTRHEISLVITALEPGFLSLIKDLNGNHVVQRCLQCLGIEDNKFIFVAAAKYCVDIATHRHGCCVLQRCISHSIGEHQDNLIAEISANGLLLAQDAYGNYVVQFILELRIPSATSTLTSQFEGHYVHLSTQKFSSHVVEKCLDVFNYESRSRIIQELLSVSHFEQLLQDPHANYVVQTALRISEGPIHNLLVEAIESHKAISSNSPYSKRICSQKFSKK